TCTAGCTCTCGTTGTAATTCCATCAAGAGCTTATCTAAATAAAAACATTTAGCTTGGCTAATAGATTTTTGAGTTTGAAATAAATCTTCTATCTCATTAGCTAATAACGAGCCTTTTGGAAAGCCAAAACTACCCAATGAACCAGCTAGCTTATGAGCTTCTTGCTCTGCTTTTTGCCGTAATTGAACATCAAGTGTACCTTTTCTTAAAGCATCAGCTGCTTGTTTTAATACTGCAATGCGCGAACCAACCTTAGTTTTGAAAATTTCTCGCTCTTGAGCAATGGCTGTTAGTAGAATTTGTTGCTGCTTTAAATCTATTTCTGGCTCATCTGTCGGGCAACTTTGCTCATGAGATAGAGCTTTTAAACGATAACCCATTCCGTAAACAGTTTCTATAAAATCGTAGTTAGCACCTGCTGTTTTTAGCTTCTGCCGTAAACTTTTGATATGAGATTTAATCGTATTTTCTTCAGGTGGATCTTTTTCAGCACTCCAAAGTTGATCTACAATTGTAGCCCGGCTAAAGATGCGCTGGTTGTTACGTAAAAAAAGGTCTAAAAGACTAAATTCTTTTGCTGTTAAATTTAGCGCAATGTCTGCATAAGTTACCTCACAAGTACTAGGATCGAGAAGCAAGCTTCCCCATTCCAAAACTGGAGGTAAAGCAGTATTTCCCCGACGTAGTAAAGCACGAATCCGAGCTGATAACTCTTGAAAATCAAATGGTTTGACTACATAATCATCTGCTCCGGCATCTAAACCGATAACTTTATCAGTTTTAGTATCTTTTGCCGTTAACAGAAGAATAAGCATTTGATAGCCTTCTTGCCGTAATTGCCGACAAAGACTTATGCCATCAAGCTTTGGCAAAATCACATCGAGCAAAATCAGGTCATAGTTACAAACATTTACCAACTCCCAACCAGCTTCACCATCAGCAGCAATATCAACTACATAATTTTGTTTAGTAAGTGCTGTTGCTACAGCTTGAGCAAGCAAATCATCGTCTTCAACTAACAGAATTCTCATGAAAATATTTGCTTGTAGAAACAAACCTAAGCGCTGTAATCAAATTATTCTAACTTAGCTTATGCCTTTTTCAGCTTTATATGACATCTATCAAAGGCAAGGTTTAACAATATTTTCGCAATCATCCCATTGACGACGATCAACACTTTCTACTGCTGATTTTGAGTCTGGTTACATTCATTCTTGGC
The Nostoc punctiforme PCC 73102 genome window above contains:
- a CDS encoding response regulator, which encodes MRILLVEDDDLLAQAVATALTKQNYVVDIAADGEAGWELVNVCNYDLILLDVILPKLDGISLCRQLRQEGYQMLILLLTAKDTKTDKVIGLDAGADDYVVKPFDFQELSARIRALLRRGNTALPPVLEWGSLLLDPSTCEVTYADIALNLTAKEFSLLDLFLRNNQRIFSRATIVDQLWSAEKDPPEENTIKSHIKSLRQKLKTAGANYDFIETVYGMGYRLKALSHEQSCPTDEPEIDLKQQQILLTAIAQEREIFKTKVGSRIAVLKQAADALRKGTLDVQLRQKAEQEAHKLAGSLGSFGFPKGSLLANEIEDLFQTQKSISQAKCFYLDKLLMELQRELEKTSVEQTQNLLLVISNDRQVVEGLVNEAENQGLQVKIATNLTAARSIIPSLNPDVVLLDLDIEEDSLKLLIELSQRSATLGGTPSPTVGETPTPQIPVLVFTERNNFSDACGGLRLRLEVARAGGRAFLQKSMPPNEILESAIQILQQTRITKARIMVVEDDPQILTVIQQSLETLGITLKTLEDSCYFWDTLTEFSPDLLILDAEMPYINGIELCQVVRNDPCWKLLPVVFVVDNLSADIVEQIFAIGADDCVSKPIVSSTLIACILNRMERNKLIKNA